From a region of the Danaus plexippus chromosome 22 unlocalized genomic scaffold, MEX_DaPlex mxdp_27, whole genome shotgun sequence genome:
- the LOC116773648 gene encoding ankyrin repeat domain-containing protein 12 isoform X3, whose product MNTKKSKSKNKSKPIQVEENNIILNENQDTNLKTSNPAEDNIGVSDNNTTEDVPKKPKRTKGKKKQNILVEDNKITEKESAPKHQELSIQNIEDSEELIKEAQIVHKKKSKTKHPSAQFKTDGINLCAPVEESCIKEVLSVPIIEVDSNESTNVTTTKEISSQKKKKKKKNRHDSEKSDQNSQASCTLAFQKLIQSSDHDEISDSEKINEVTESEKNTEAVSNISSNIIVENNSEQSSKDVINSEVLKPKKKNKKGKKHPPIEHPEAEIENKESHPTKDEHEDKNLNDNTSFIEVSPKPKAKIIKPVESKRKVKRNLQELKNESVSDPSTECVILDYKRKDTTLQTKDKDIIEANIDDNIKIDKELKDQDISFKNSSGSNFKDGNEISDLTQTCEQFTSEELKSDFSDFETVTGKSAKNKKKKNKNIQESSINKPENIKDIQQNLEIQNDPDVIKSKRNDIEIVPDFIDYPRSLSQLVVDNNNNTIIQEINTPEEVKLDIPICNPTPVIQGSGESPEVQIVKENINITEIDLKTPNKVSPTEKTDIKSKMIEVNRDMEELRRSIERSLAELTNTEKTENEIEKEFEEIFQSQCQESTEVEVAVGEIKTAIVDNNLSALKIECVENVDEPHNMSKSCPLEEKNVASEVSESKDASQNSKFNIQIVAPVCPARKEKGKGKSKKKAIQSNSSTQTSTPNTSTSGTGAVAKSSDTKEQKSKKEEKSNQKSDDTERKDKAKKRTAEENDGSDFQDKKRSLTLDLNYEPIEKFEDALTSSADDVNQTFDLIANDTSTIPGTSIYQNNPEINIIAPTEYTEVEEKEKQKEKKKQKERPVSQPKNLLGPTNIPVQSNKCDYKKEKLKKPDCIQAKVKVKDSVDIKKESKERAETRRDKTGELLDKNNQNKPFLHTNEDLVYKYNFRKVFLQSVCNVCQKELKQRIPCPFCSLVFYCSSKHKDENWPQHQPLCFAVSTIAHLKDQKHIYADLKNITGQEYRILRMQIILSCEKILKRNLLAWEQEALLYPRICADVCCREWRQEKLTDCVNCGQVSYCSDHPEHLPSSHQRWCKSYALYQKLVLHHQTFGKLMPKLPKKVFENWQIPDNMNEVIGSMYDEKLECSYSKV is encoded by the exons atgaatacaaagaaaagtaagagtaaaaataaatctaaaccaATTCAGgttgaagaaaataatatcattttaaatgaaaatcagGATACGAATCTTAAGACTAGTAACCCAGCGGAAGACAACATAGGTGTTTCAGATAATAATACGACAGAAGATGTTCCCAAAAAGCCAAAAAGAacaaaaggtaaaaaaaagcaaaatatattagtagaagataataaaataacagaaaaagaaAGCGCTCCTAAACATCAAGAATtaagtatacaaaatatagaaGATTCTGAGGAATTAATAAAGGAAGCTCAAATTGTACATAAGAAGAAAAGCAAGACTAAACATCCTAGTGCACAGTTCAAGACAGatggaataaatttatgtgCACCGGTTGAAGAATCTTGTATAAAAGAAGTACTCAGTGTTCCTATTATAGAGGTGGATTCGAATGAAAGTACAAATGTAACCACTACTAAAGAGATTTCTTCccaaaaaaagaagaaaaaaaagaaaaatagacACGATTCTGAAAAATCTGACCAGAATAGCCAGGCAAGCTGTACCCTAGCTTTTCAAAAACTTATCCAATCTTCTGATCATGATGAAATCTCAGACTCAGAGAAAATAAATGAGGTAACGgaatcagaaaaaaatacagaagctgtttcaaatatatcttCTAACATTATAGTTGAAAACAATTCAGAACAATCATCAAAAGATGTTATAAATTCTGAGGTTTTAAAacctaaaaagaaaaataaaaaaggaaaaaagcATCCACCTATAGAACATCCCGAGGctgaaattgaaaacaaagaaTCCCATCCAACAAAAGATGAACACGAAGATAAGAATTTAAACGACAACACCAGTTTTATAGAAGTTAGTCCAAAACCAAAAGCTAAAATAATCAAACCTGTTGAAAGTAAACGGAAGGTAAAGAGAAATTTACAGGAATTAAAGAATGAGAGCGTTTCGGATCCATCAACTGAATGTGTAATTCttgattataaaagaaaagataCAACTTTACAGACAaaagataaagatataatCGAAGCTAATAttgatgataatataaaaattgacaaAGAACTTAAAGACCaagatatttcatttaagaatTCATCTGGATCAAATTTTAAAGACGGAAACGAAATTTCAGATTTAACACAAACTTGTGAACAATTTACGTCAGAAGAATTAAAATCAGATTTTAGTGATTTTGAAACGGTTACTGGCAAATCCGCtaaaaataagaagaaaaagaataaaaatattcaagaatCGTCGATAAATAAACCCGAAAACATTAAAgatattcaacaaaatttagaAATTCAGAATGACcctgatgtaataaaatctaaacgTAACGATATAGAAATCGTACCTGATTTTATAGATTATCCTCGGTCTTTGAGTCAATTAGTGGTtgacaataataacaacacaattattcaagaaataaatacaccTGAAGAAGTAAAGCTAGATATTCCTATCTGTAATCCAACACCTGTAATTCAGGGTTCTGGGGAATCACCAGAAGTTCAAATTgttaaggaaaatattaatatcactgaaatagatttaaaaactcCCAATAAAGTCTCACCTACTGAAAAAACAGATATCAAATCCAAAATGATTGAAGTTAATCGTGATATGGAGGAGCTCAGGCGTTCCATAGAAAGATCTTTAGCAGAACTTACAAATACtgaaaaaacagaaaatgaaattgaaaaagaaTTTGAGGAAATATTCCAAAGTCAGTGCCAGGAATCGACTGAAGTGGAAGTCGCAGTTGGCGAAATAAAAACTGCAAttgttgataataatttatcagcCCTTAAAATTGAATGCGTAGAGAATGTAGATGAGCCACATAACATGTCTAAATCATGTCCtcttgaagaaaaaaatgtagcATCAGAGGTCAGTGAATCTAAAGATGCATCtcaaaattctaaatttaacatacaaattGTTGCGCCAGTGTGCCCAGCACGTAAAGAAAAAGGTAAAGGCAAATCAAAGAAAAAGGCTATACAAAGTAATTCCAGTACTCAAACTAGTACTCCAAATACATCAACAAGTGGAACAGGTGCTGTTGCAAAGAGTTCAGATACCAAAGAGCAGAAATCAAAAAAAGAAGAGAAGTCAAATCAAAAATCTGATGATACAGAAAGAAAAGACAAAGCGAAGAAGAGAACAGCAGAAGAAAATGATGGTAGTGACTTTCAAGACAAAAAGAGGTCTTTaactttagatttaaattatgaaccTATCGAAAAATTTGAAGACGCTTTGACTTCAAGCGCGGATGACGTCAATCAAACTTTTGATCTTATCGCGAACGATACAAGTACAATTCCAGGTACTtccatatatcaaaataatccagaaataaatataatagcaCCCACAGAGTACACAGAAGttgaagaaaaagaaaagcaaaaagaaaaaaagaagcAAAAAGAAAGACCAGTTTCACAGCCAAAAAACTTATTAGGCCCCACCAACATTCCTGTACAATCGAATAAATGTGattataaaaaggaaaaattaaaaaaacctgACTGTATACAAGCCAAAGTAAAAGTAAAGGATTCTgttgacattaaaaaagaatCAAAGGAACGAGCGGAAACAAGGAGAGACAAAACAGGAGAacttttagataaaaataatcaaaataaacctTTCCTTCATACAAATGAAGACTtggtttacaaatataattttaggaaAGTATTCCTTCAAAGCGTGTGTAACGTTTGCCAAAAGGAATTAAAACAACGAATTCCTTGTCCATTCTGTTCCTTGGTTTTTTATTGCAGTTCGAAGCATAAAGATGAAAACTGGCCACAACATCAACCACTTTGTTTCGCCGTGTCTACTATTGCCCATTTAAAAG atcaaaaacatatttacgcGGACTTGAAAAACATAACCGGCCAGGAATACCGAATTTTAAGaatgcaaataattttatcttgcgaaaagatattaaaaagaaacttacTGGCCTGGGAACAGGAGGCACTTCTTTATCCTAGAATCTGCGCAGACGTTTGCTGTAGGGAATGGCGGCAAGAGAAGCTTACTGATTGTGTGAATTGTGGACAG gtttcaTACTGTTCTGACCATCCGGAACATTTGCCTTCATCTCATCAACGTTGGTGCAAATCGTATGCTCTGTATCAAAAATTGGTTTTGCACCATCAGACCTTTGGTAAATTGATGCCAAAGTTGCCAAAGAAAGTGTTCGAAAATTGGCAAATTCCTGATAACATGAACGAAGTTATTGGTTCCATGTATGACGAGAAATTAG AATGTTCGTATTCTAAGGTGTGA
- the LOC116773648 gene encoding ankyrin repeat domain-containing protein 12 isoform X2: MNTKKSKSKNKSKPIQVEENNIILNENQDTNLKTSNPAEDNIGVSDNNTTEDVPKKPKRTKGKKKQNILVEDNKITEKESAPKHQELSIQNIEDSEELIKEAQIVHKKKSKTKHPSAQFKTDGINLCAPVEESCIKEVLSVPIIEVDSNESTNVTTTKEISSQKKKKKKKNRHDSEKSDQNSQASCTLAFQKLIQSSDHDEISDSEKINEVTESEKNTEAVSNISSNIIVENNSEQSSKDVINSEVLKPKKKNKKGKKHPPIEHPEAEIENKESHPTKDEHEDKNLNDNTSFIEVSPKPKAKIIKPVESKRKVKRNLQELKNESVSDPSTECVILDYKRKDTTLQTKDKDIIEANIDDNIKIDKELKDQDISFKNSSGSNFKDGNEISDLTQTCEQFTSEELKSDFSDFETVTGKSAKNKKKKNKNIQESSINKPENIKDIQQNLEIQNDPDVIKSKRNDIEIVPDFIDYPRSLSQLVVDNNNNTIIQEINTPEEVKLDIPICNPTPVIQGSGESPEVQIVKENINITEIDLKTPNKVSPTEKTDIKSKMIEVNRDMEELRRSIERSLAELTNTEKTENEIEKEFEEIFQSQCQESTEVEVAVGEIKTAIVDNNLSALKIECVENVDEPHNMSKSCPLEEKNVASEVSESKDASQNSKFNIQIVAPVCPARKEKGKGKSKKKAIQSNSSTQTSTPNTSTSGTGAVAKSSDTKEQKSKKEEKSNQKSDDTERKDKAKKRTAEENDGSDFQDKKRSLTLDLNYEPIEKFEDALTSSADDVNQTFDLIANDTSTIPGTSIYQNNPEINIIAPTEYTEVEEKEKQKEKKKQKERPVSQPKNLLGPTNIPVQSNKCDYKKEKLKKPDCIQAKVKVKDSVDIKKESKERAETRRDKTGELLDKNNQNKPFLHTNEDLVYKYNFRKVFLQSVCNVCQKELKQRIPCPFCSLVFYCSSKHKDENWPQHQPLCFAVSTIAHLKDQKHIYADLKNITGQEYRILRMQIILSCEKILKRNLLAWEQEALLYPRICADVCCREWRQEKLTDCVNCGQVSYCSDHPEHLPSSHQRWCKSYALYQKLVLHHQTFGKLMPKLPKKVFENWQIPDNMNEVIGSMYDEKLDISDIQYATLTQIATAPLTTMFCYQLFIKRHLSLTNGLKKKSSFTIHSLGNDLQSEADSLNKWETFFLHLLSEAKELRVVLIDPDLNHSKLPLELLGKVKFIMRRLSNEQSSSAV, from the exons atgaatacaaagaaaagtaagagtaaaaataaatctaaaccaATTCAGgttgaagaaaataatatcattttaaatgaaaatcagGATACGAATCTTAAGACTAGTAACCCAGCGGAAGACAACATAGGTGTTTCAGATAATAATACGACAGAAGATGTTCCCAAAAAGCCAAAAAGAacaaaaggtaaaaaaaagcaaaatatattagtagaagataataaaataacagaaaaagaaAGCGCTCCTAAACATCAAGAATtaagtatacaaaatatagaaGATTCTGAGGAATTAATAAAGGAAGCTCAAATTGTACATAAGAAGAAAAGCAAGACTAAACATCCTAGTGCACAGTTCAAGACAGatggaataaatttatgtgCACCGGTTGAAGAATCTTGTATAAAAGAAGTACTCAGTGTTCCTATTATAGAGGTGGATTCGAATGAAAGTACAAATGTAACCACTACTAAAGAGATTTCTTCccaaaaaaagaagaaaaaaaagaaaaatagacACGATTCTGAAAAATCTGACCAGAATAGCCAGGCAAGCTGTACCCTAGCTTTTCAAAAACTTATCCAATCTTCTGATCATGATGAAATCTCAGACTCAGAGAAAATAAATGAGGTAACGgaatcagaaaaaaatacagaagctgtttcaaatatatcttCTAACATTATAGTTGAAAACAATTCAGAACAATCATCAAAAGATGTTATAAATTCTGAGGTTTTAAAacctaaaaagaaaaataaaaaaggaaaaaagcATCCACCTATAGAACATCCCGAGGctgaaattgaaaacaaagaaTCCCATCCAACAAAAGATGAACACGAAGATAAGAATTTAAACGACAACACCAGTTTTATAGAAGTTAGTCCAAAACCAAAAGCTAAAATAATCAAACCTGTTGAAAGTAAACGGAAGGTAAAGAGAAATTTACAGGAATTAAAGAATGAGAGCGTTTCGGATCCATCAACTGAATGTGTAATTCttgattataaaagaaaagataCAACTTTACAGACAaaagataaagatataatCGAAGCTAATAttgatgataatataaaaattgacaaAGAACTTAAAGACCaagatatttcatttaagaatTCATCTGGATCAAATTTTAAAGACGGAAACGAAATTTCAGATTTAACACAAACTTGTGAACAATTTACGTCAGAAGAATTAAAATCAGATTTTAGTGATTTTGAAACGGTTACTGGCAAATCCGCtaaaaataagaagaaaaagaataaaaatattcaagaatCGTCGATAAATAAACCCGAAAACATTAAAgatattcaacaaaatttagaAATTCAGAATGACcctgatgtaataaaatctaaacgTAACGATATAGAAATCGTACCTGATTTTATAGATTATCCTCGGTCTTTGAGTCAATTAGTGGTtgacaataataacaacacaattattcaagaaataaatacaccTGAAGAAGTAAAGCTAGATATTCCTATCTGTAATCCAACACCTGTAATTCAGGGTTCTGGGGAATCACCAGAAGTTCAAATTgttaaggaaaatattaatatcactgaaatagatttaaaaactcCCAATAAAGTCTCACCTACTGAAAAAACAGATATCAAATCCAAAATGATTGAAGTTAATCGTGATATGGAGGAGCTCAGGCGTTCCATAGAAAGATCTTTAGCAGAACTTACAAATACtgaaaaaacagaaaatgaaattgaaaaagaaTTTGAGGAAATATTCCAAAGTCAGTGCCAGGAATCGACTGAAGTGGAAGTCGCAGTTGGCGAAATAAAAACTGCAAttgttgataataatttatcagcCCTTAAAATTGAATGCGTAGAGAATGTAGATGAGCCACATAACATGTCTAAATCATGTCCtcttgaagaaaaaaatgtagcATCAGAGGTCAGTGAATCTAAAGATGCATCtcaaaattctaaatttaacatacaaattGTTGCGCCAGTGTGCCCAGCACGTAAAGAAAAAGGTAAAGGCAAATCAAAGAAAAAGGCTATACAAAGTAATTCCAGTACTCAAACTAGTACTCCAAATACATCAACAAGTGGAACAGGTGCTGTTGCAAAGAGTTCAGATACCAAAGAGCAGAAATCAAAAAAAGAAGAGAAGTCAAATCAAAAATCTGATGATACAGAAAGAAAAGACAAAGCGAAGAAGAGAACAGCAGAAGAAAATGATGGTAGTGACTTTCAAGACAAAAAGAGGTCTTTaactttagatttaaattatgaaccTATCGAAAAATTTGAAGACGCTTTGACTTCAAGCGCGGATGACGTCAATCAAACTTTTGATCTTATCGCGAACGATACAAGTACAATTCCAGGTACTtccatatatcaaaataatccagaaataaatataatagcaCCCACAGAGTACACAGAAGttgaagaaaaagaaaagcaaaaagaaaaaaagaagcAAAAAGAAAGACCAGTTTCACAGCCAAAAAACTTATTAGGCCCCACCAACATTCCTGTACAATCGAATAAATGTGattataaaaaggaaaaattaaaaaaacctgACTGTATACAAGCCAAAGTAAAAGTAAAGGATTCTgttgacattaaaaaagaatCAAAGGAACGAGCGGAAACAAGGAGAGACAAAACAGGAGAacttttagataaaaataatcaaaataaacctTTCCTTCATACAAATGAAGACTtggtttacaaatataattttaggaaAGTATTCCTTCAAAGCGTGTGTAACGTTTGCCAAAAGGAATTAAAACAACGAATTCCTTGTCCATTCTGTTCCTTGGTTTTTTATTGCAGTTCGAAGCATAAAGATGAAAACTGGCCACAACATCAACCACTTTGTTTCGCCGTGTCTACTATTGCCCATTTAAAAG atcaaaaacatatttacgcGGACTTGAAAAACATAACCGGCCAGGAATACCGAATTTTAAGaatgcaaataattttatcttgcgaaaagatattaaaaagaaacttacTGGCCTGGGAACAGGAGGCACTTCTTTATCCTAGAATCTGCGCAGACGTTTGCTGTAGGGAATGGCGGCAAGAGAAGCTTACTGATTGTGTGAATTGTGGACAG gtttcaTACTGTTCTGACCATCCGGAACATTTGCCTTCATCTCATCAACGTTGGTGCAAATCGTATGCTCTGTATCAAAAATTGGTTTTGCACCATCAGACCTTTGGTAAATTGATGCCAAAGTTGCCAAAGAAAGTGTTCGAAAATTGGCAAATTCCTGATAACATGAACGAAGTTATTGGTTCCATGTATGACGAGAAATTAG ATATCAGTGACATACAGTACGCAACCCTAACACAAATTGCGACTGCGCCGCTAACCACGATGTTTTGCTATCAGCTGTTCATTAAACGACATTTGTCTTTGACAAACGGATTGAAAAag AAATCTAGTTTTACTATCCACTCCCTTGGTAACGATCTCCAATCTGAGGCGGATTCTTTGAACAAGTGGGAGACATTTTTCCTCCACCTCCTGTCCGAAGCCAAGGAGCTGCGAGTCGTTCTTATTGACCCGGATCTTAACCATTCTAAGCTACCCTTAGAATTGCTCGGAAAAGTCAAGTTT ATTATGCGAAGACTGTCAAATGAACAATCGTCGTCTGCTGTTTGA
- the LOC116773648 gene encoding ankyrin repeat domain-containing protein 12 isoform X1, translating into MNTKKSKSKNKSKPIQVEENNIILNENQDTNLKTSNPAEDNIGVSDNNTTEDVPKKPKRTKGKKKQNILVEDNKITEKESAPKHQELSIQNIEDSEELIKEAQIVHKKKSKTKHPSAQFKTDGINLCAPVEESCIKEVLSVPIIEVDSNESTNVTTTKEISSQKKKKKKKNRHDSEKSDQNSQASCTLAFQKLIQSSDHDEISDSEKINEVTESEKNTEAVSNISSNIIVENNSEQSSKDVINSEVLKPKKKNKKGKKHPPIEHPEAEIENKESHPTKDEHEDKNLNDNTSFIEVSPKPKAKIIKPVESKRKVKRNLQELKNESVSDPSTECVILDYKRKDTTLQTKDKDIIEANIDDNIKIDKELKDQDISFKNSSGSNFKDGNEISDLTQTCEQFTSEELKSDFSDFETVTGKSAKNKKKKNKNIQESSINKPENIKDIQQNLEIQNDPDVIKSKRNDIEIVPDFIDYPRSLSQLVVDNNNNTIIQEINTPEEVKLDIPICNPTPVIQGSGESPEVQIVKENINITEIDLKTPNKVSPTEKTDIKSKMIEVNRDMEELRRSIERSLAELTNTEKTENEIEKEFEEIFQSQCQESTEVEVAVGEIKTAIVDNNLSALKIECVENVDEPHNMSKSCPLEEKNVASEVSESKDASQNSKFNIQIVAPVCPARKEKGKGKSKKKAIQSNSSTQTSTPNTSTSGTGAVAKSSDTKEQKSKKEEKSNQKSDDTERKDKAKKRTAEENDGSDFQDKKRSLTLDLNYEPIEKFEDALTSSADDVNQTFDLIANDTSTIPGTSIYQNNPEINIIAPTEYTEVEEKEKQKEKKKQKERPVSQPKNLLGPTNIPVQSNKCDYKKEKLKKPDCIQAKVKVKDSVDIKKESKERAETRRDKTGELLDKNNQNKPFLHTNEDLVYKYNFRKVFLQSVCNVCQKELKQRIPCPFCSLVFYCSSKHKDENWPQHQPLCFAVSTIAHLKDQKHIYADLKNITGQEYRILRMQIILSCEKILKRNLLAWEQEALLYPRICADVCCREWRQEKLTDCVNCGQVSYCSDHPEHLPSSHQRWCKSYALYQKLVLHHQTFGKLMPKLPKKVFENWQIPDNMNEVIGSMYDEKLDISDIQYATLTQIATAPLTTMFCYQLFIKRHLSLTNGLKKKSSFTIHSLGNDLQSEADSLNKWETFFLHLLSEAKELRVVLIDPDLNHSKLPLELLGKVKLCEDCQMNNRRLLFDFEDKKSYDEYYSSSDFVFPDIVCAFNPKIQRSSTYIKDVWPSTIKYILKQKIPFIITSSTLEELKQDLGRIKEISTSYDVISNPISNPFASIRPDRNFITDHEAPLIFKNHFYSILCGA; encoded by the exons atgaatacaaagaaaagtaagagtaaaaataaatctaaaccaATTCAGgttgaagaaaataatatcattttaaatgaaaatcagGATACGAATCTTAAGACTAGTAACCCAGCGGAAGACAACATAGGTGTTTCAGATAATAATACGACAGAAGATGTTCCCAAAAAGCCAAAAAGAacaaaaggtaaaaaaaagcaaaatatattagtagaagataataaaataacagaaaaagaaAGCGCTCCTAAACATCAAGAATtaagtatacaaaatatagaaGATTCTGAGGAATTAATAAAGGAAGCTCAAATTGTACATAAGAAGAAAAGCAAGACTAAACATCCTAGTGCACAGTTCAAGACAGatggaataaatttatgtgCACCGGTTGAAGAATCTTGTATAAAAGAAGTACTCAGTGTTCCTATTATAGAGGTGGATTCGAATGAAAGTACAAATGTAACCACTACTAAAGAGATTTCTTCccaaaaaaagaagaaaaaaaagaaaaatagacACGATTCTGAAAAATCTGACCAGAATAGCCAGGCAAGCTGTACCCTAGCTTTTCAAAAACTTATCCAATCTTCTGATCATGATGAAATCTCAGACTCAGAGAAAATAAATGAGGTAACGgaatcagaaaaaaatacagaagctgtttcaaatatatcttCTAACATTATAGTTGAAAACAATTCAGAACAATCATCAAAAGATGTTATAAATTCTGAGGTTTTAAAacctaaaaagaaaaataaaaaaggaaaaaagcATCCACCTATAGAACATCCCGAGGctgaaattgaaaacaaagaaTCCCATCCAACAAAAGATGAACACGAAGATAAGAATTTAAACGACAACACCAGTTTTATAGAAGTTAGTCCAAAACCAAAAGCTAAAATAATCAAACCTGTTGAAAGTAAACGGAAGGTAAAGAGAAATTTACAGGAATTAAAGAATGAGAGCGTTTCGGATCCATCAACTGAATGTGTAATTCttgattataaaagaaaagataCAACTTTACAGACAaaagataaagatataatCGAAGCTAATAttgatgataatataaaaattgacaaAGAACTTAAAGACCaagatatttcatttaagaatTCATCTGGATCAAATTTTAAAGACGGAAACGAAATTTCAGATTTAACACAAACTTGTGAACAATTTACGTCAGAAGAATTAAAATCAGATTTTAGTGATTTTGAAACGGTTACTGGCAAATCCGCtaaaaataagaagaaaaagaataaaaatattcaagaatCGTCGATAAATAAACCCGAAAACATTAAAgatattcaacaaaatttagaAATTCAGAATGACcctgatgtaataaaatctaaacgTAACGATATAGAAATCGTACCTGATTTTATAGATTATCCTCGGTCTTTGAGTCAATTAGTGGTtgacaataataacaacacaattattcaagaaataaatacaccTGAAGAAGTAAAGCTAGATATTCCTATCTGTAATCCAACACCTGTAATTCAGGGTTCTGGGGAATCACCAGAAGTTCAAATTgttaaggaaaatattaatatcactgaaatagatttaaaaactcCCAATAAAGTCTCACCTACTGAAAAAACAGATATCAAATCCAAAATGATTGAAGTTAATCGTGATATGGAGGAGCTCAGGCGTTCCATAGAAAGATCTTTAGCAGAACTTACAAATACtgaaaaaacagaaaatgaaattgaaaaagaaTTTGAGGAAATATTCCAAAGTCAGTGCCAGGAATCGACTGAAGTGGAAGTCGCAGTTGGCGAAATAAAAACTGCAAttgttgataataatttatcagcCCTTAAAATTGAATGCGTAGAGAATGTAGATGAGCCACATAACATGTCTAAATCATGTCCtcttgaagaaaaaaatgtagcATCAGAGGTCAGTGAATCTAAAGATGCATCtcaaaattctaaatttaacatacaaattGTTGCGCCAGTGTGCCCAGCACGTAAAGAAAAAGGTAAAGGCAAATCAAAGAAAAAGGCTATACAAAGTAATTCCAGTACTCAAACTAGTACTCCAAATACATCAACAAGTGGAACAGGTGCTGTTGCAAAGAGTTCAGATACCAAAGAGCAGAAATCAAAAAAAGAAGAGAAGTCAAATCAAAAATCTGATGATACAGAAAGAAAAGACAAAGCGAAGAAGAGAACAGCAGAAGAAAATGATGGTAGTGACTTTCAAGACAAAAAGAGGTCTTTaactttagatttaaattatgaaccTATCGAAAAATTTGAAGACGCTTTGACTTCAAGCGCGGATGACGTCAATCAAACTTTTGATCTTATCGCGAACGATACAAGTACAATTCCAGGTACTtccatatatcaaaataatccagaaataaatataatagcaCCCACAGAGTACACAGAAGttgaagaaaaagaaaagcaaaaagaaaaaaagaagcAAAAAGAAAGACCAGTTTCACAGCCAAAAAACTTATTAGGCCCCACCAACATTCCTGTACAATCGAATAAATGTGattataaaaaggaaaaattaaaaaaacctgACTGTATACAAGCCAAAGTAAAAGTAAAGGATTCTgttgacattaaaaaagaatCAAAGGAACGAGCGGAAACAAGGAGAGACAAAACAGGAGAacttttagataaaaataatcaaaataaacctTTCCTTCATACAAATGAAGACTtggtttacaaatataattttaggaaAGTATTCCTTCAAAGCGTGTGTAACGTTTGCCAAAAGGAATTAAAACAACGAATTCCTTGTCCATTCTGTTCCTTGGTTTTTTATTGCAGTTCGAAGCATAAAGATGAAAACTGGCCACAACATCAACCACTTTGTTTCGCCGTGTCTACTATTGCCCATTTAAAAG atcaaaaacatatttacgcGGACTTGAAAAACATAACCGGCCAGGAATACCGAATTTTAAGaatgcaaataattttatcttgcgaaaagatattaaaaagaaacttacTGGCCTGGGAACAGGAGGCACTTCTTTATCCTAGAATCTGCGCAGACGTTTGCTGTAGGGAATGGCGGCAAGAGAAGCTTACTGATTGTGTGAATTGTGGACAG gtttcaTACTGTTCTGACCATCCGGAACATTTGCCTTCATCTCATCAACGTTGGTGCAAATCGTATGCTCTGTATCAAAAATTGGTTTTGCACCATCAGACCTTTGGTAAATTGATGCCAAAGTTGCCAAAGAAAGTGTTCGAAAATTGGCAAATTCCTGATAACATGAACGAAGTTATTGGTTCCATGTATGACGAGAAATTAG ATATCAGTGACATACAGTACGCAACCCTAACACAAATTGCGACTGCGCCGCTAACCACGATGTTTTGCTATCAGCTGTTCATTAAACGACATTTGTCTTTGACAAACGGATTGAAAAag AAATCTAGTTTTACTATCCACTCCCTTGGTAACGATCTCCAATCTGAGGCGGATTCTTTGAACAAGTGGGAGACATTTTTCCTCCACCTCCTGTCCGAAGCCAAGGAGCTGCGAGTCGTTCTTATTGACCCGGATCTTAACCATTCTAAGCTACCCTTAGAATTGCTCGGAAAAGTCAA ATTATGCGAAGACTGTCAAATGAACAATCGTCGTCTGCTGTTTGATTTCGAAGATAAGAAAAGTTATGACGAGTATTACTCGAGCAGTGATTTCGTTTTTCCTGACATTG TGTGTGCCTTCAACCCAAAGATTCAACGTTCTTCCACCTATATTAAGGACGTTTGGCCGtctactataaaatatattctgaaacAAAAGATTCCATTTATTATCACATCGAGCACTCTAGAGGAACTCAAACAAGATTTGGGACGTATAAAAGAGATTTCGACTTCCTACGACGTGATATCCAATCCAATATCCAATCCCTTCGCAAGTATTAGACCAGATAGAAACTTCATCACGGACCACGAGGCGCccttgatttttaaaaatcatttctatAGCATACTGTGTGGAGCCTAG